A stretch of the Desulfobacter sp. genome encodes the following:
- a CDS encoding ferrous iron transport protein A — MGTINLRKMQVNQTGVVTSVKASGELGRRIRDMGLVPGKEIRVQGKAPLQDPVSLRIMGFTLTLRNNEADHILVEVD; from the coding sequence ATGGGGACAATTAATTTGCGGAAAATGCAGGTGAATCAAACCGGTGTGGTTACCTCGGTTAAAGCCTCCGGGGAACTGGGACGGCGGATCAGGGACATGGGCCTTGTGCCCGGAAAAGAGATACGGGTGCAGGGCAAAGCCCCTTTGCAAGACCCTGTGTCATTGAGGATCATGGGCTTTACCCTGACCCTGCGGAATAATGAAGCGGACCATATTCTGGTGGAGGTAGATTAA
- a CDS encoding FeoB-associated Cys-rich membrane protein: protein MENLIVWLIVAGAFGFIIKGFVKTYKGEGGCTGNCSGCTGKGPGNACDPDNIFLNK, encoded by the coding sequence ATGGAAAACCTGATTGTATGGCTGATTGTGGCAGGGGCCTTTGGGTTCATCATCAAAGGATTTGTCAAAACCTATAAAGGGGAGGGCGGATGCACAGGCAACTGCTCCGGGTGTACTGGAAAGGGACCGGGAAACGCCTGTGACCCGGACAATATCTTTTTGAATAAATAA
- the lon gene encoding endopeptidase La codes for MSDDSKPITPEIVIDEEENAKGDLVTQSVKPDILYLVPITGRPHLPAQVQPLIVSKQRWEPTLVKASKESQNLLGLSYLKEVKGKYVYTKDFPKIGCVVRMLNIVDVEGNIQFIAQGLERFKIKKFLSDKPPFVAQVEYLKPVRENEEELKAYAISIISSIKQLLSLNPLYSEELKQYLGRFSPDQPSPLTDFAAGITTAGGDELQDVLETESVIARMKKVMMFLKKEIEIAKLQTKIQKDINTQVDDNKRKFFLKEQLKAIQKELGIQKDDKTSDVDKFKEKFEALDPPEHVTARFEEEIEKLSVLETGSSEYGVTRNYLDWITSFPWGVHSTDNIDIERAEKVLERDHAGLSDVKERIIEFFAAGVYKKDISGSIILFVGPPGVGKTSIGKSIAEALGRKFFRFSLGGMRDEAEIKGHRRTYVGAMPGKLVQALKDTKVANPVIMLDEVDKIGASYQGDPASALLEVLDPEQNSEFLDHYLDLRVDLSKVLFICTANTLDTIPSPLLDRMDRINLSGYITAEKLEIARKHLWPRLLKRNKLNASTITITDPTIRHLIEGYAREAGVRNLEKQLNKIIRKSIVRILKEKLKQVRINIKSLEDLLGPPIFKPEKQMKGVGIVTGLAWTQMGGATLSIEAVRVHEKNPGFKLTGKLGEVMQESASIALSHVRSNAKTYGIDPDYFDTSFIHLHVPEGATPKDGPSAGVTISTALVSLASGRQIDRPLAMTGEITLTGDVLPVGGIKEKIIAARRTGIKEIILPEGCRSEHLKLPGHIKEGIQFHFAGKYKDVFKIVFG; via the coding sequence ATGAGTGATGACAGCAAACCCATTACACCTGAAATCGTTATTGATGAAGAAGAAAATGCCAAAGGGGATCTGGTTACCCAAAGTGTTAAACCCGATATTTTGTATCTGGTTCCCATCACCGGACGGCCCCATCTTCCGGCCCAGGTTCAGCCGTTGATTGTGAGCAAGCAGCGGTGGGAACCAACCCTGGTCAAAGCCTCCAAGGAATCCCAGAACCTTCTGGGACTTTCCTATCTCAAAGAGGTCAAGGGCAAGTATGTGTATACCAAGGACTTTCCCAAGATCGGCTGCGTGGTCCGGATGCTCAATATCGTGGATGTGGAAGGCAATATCCAGTTTATCGCCCAGGGGCTTGAGCGGTTTAAAATTAAAAAATTCCTCTCAGACAAACCCCCCTTTGTGGCCCAGGTGGAATACCTTAAGCCGGTCCGGGAAAATGAAGAGGAACTCAAGGCCTATGCCATTTCCATTATTTCTTCCATTAAACAGCTATTGTCCTTAAACCCCTTGTATTCAGAGGAGCTCAAGCAGTACCTGGGACGGTTTTCCCCGGACCAGCCCTCGCCTTTGACCGATTTTGCCGCAGGCATTACCACGGCCGGGGGAGATGAGCTTCAGGATGTTCTGGAGACTGAGTCCGTTATTGCCCGGATGAAAAAGGTGATGATGTTTTTAAAAAAGGAAATAGAGATTGCCAAGCTCCAGACCAAGATTCAAAAGGACATCAATACCCAGGTAGATGACAACAAGCGCAAGTTTTTTCTCAAAGAACAGCTCAAGGCCATCCAAAAAGAACTGGGGATTCAAAAAGACGACAAAACCTCGGATGTGGACAAGTTCAAGGAAAAATTTGAGGCCCTGGATCCGCCTGAACATGTGACGGCCCGCTTTGAAGAGGAGATTGAAAAGCTATCCGTTCTTGAAACCGGATCATCCGAATACGGGGTGACCCGTAATTATCTGGACTGGATCACCTCCTTTCCCTGGGGGGTCCACTCAACGGACAACATTGATATAGAGCGGGCGGAAAAAGTTCTTGAGCGGGATCATGCAGGGCTTTCAGACGTAAAAGAACGGATTATCGAATTCTTTGCCGCAGGGGTATATAAAAAAGATATTTCAGGGTCTATCATTCTTTTTGTGGGGCCTCCGGGTGTGGGCAAGACCTCCATCGGCAAGTCCATAGCCGAAGCCCTGGGACGAAAGTTTTTCAGGTTCTCTTTGGGAGGCATGAGAGATGAGGCCGAGATCAAGGGGCACAGGCGGACCTATGTCGGGGCCATGCCCGGAAAACTGGTTCAGGCCTTAAAAGATACAAAGGTGGCCAACCCGGTGATCATGCTGGACGAGGTCGATAAAATCGGCGCCTCCTACCAGGGGGATCCGGCCTCAGCCCTGCTCGAGGTTCTGGATCCGGAACAAAATTCTGAATTTTTAGATCATTACCTGGACTTGAGAGTGGATTTGTCCAAGGTCTTGTTCATCTGTACGGCCAATACCCTGGATACTATTCCCTCTCCCCTGCTGGACCGGATGGACCGGATTAATTTATCCGGGTATATTACGGCTGAAAAACTTGAAATTGCCAGAAAACATCTCTGGCCACGGCTGCTCAAACGCAACAAGCTCAACGCCTCGACCATTACCATCACCGATCCCACCATCCGTCATCTCATTGAAGGATATGCAAGGGAAGCAGGGGTGAGAAATCTTGAAAAGCAGCTCAACAAGATTATCCGCAAGAGTATTGTCAGGATATTAAAGGAAAAGCTCAAACAGGTCCGGATCAATATTAAATCTTTGGAAGATTTGCTGGGACCGCCCATATTCAAGCCTGAAAAACAGATGAAAGGGGTGGGGATCGTCACAGGACTTGCCTGGACCCAGATGGGCGGGGCCACCCTGTCCATAGAGGCCGTGAGGGTGCATGAAAAAAATCCGGGCTTTAAGCTGACGGGCAAGCTCGGGGAGGTGATGCAGGAATCCGCATCAATTGCCCTTTCCCATGTCAGGTCCAATGCCAAAACCTACGGCATAGACCCGGATTATTTTGACACCTCTTTTATCCATCTCCATGTGCCTGAAGGGGCCACGCCCAAGGACGGGCCCAGTGCCGGGGTGACCATTTCCACAGCCCTGGTCTCCCTTGCCTCGGGCAGGCAGATTGACCGTCCCCTGGCCATGACAGGGGAAATCACCCTGACCGGGGATGTTCTGCCCGTGGGCGGGATAAAAGAAAAAATTATTGCTGCCCGGAGAACCGGCATCAAGGAGATCATTCTGCCTGAAGGCTGCCGCAGCGAGCATCTAAAACTGCCCGGCCATATAAAAGAAGGGATTCAGTTTCACTTTGCCGGAAAGTATAAAGATGTTTTCAAGATTGTTTTTGGATAG
- a CDS encoding penicillin acylase family protein — translation MGKTMSDAMAYLSDQMGKKTENWTWGKIHTLRLEHPLGKVRLLDAIFKFNDSPKEMGGSFHTVCPLAYKLSEPFVINHGASHRHIYTPANWDDSVSVIPTGTSGIPASPHYCDQTDLYVNNQYHKDLFSLEKIIAHKKYALELNPAD, via the coding sequence ATGGGCAAGACCATGTCAGATGCAATGGCCTATCTTTCAGACCAGATGGGAAAAAAAACTGAAAATTGGACCTGGGGAAAAATCCACACACTCAGGCTCGAACATCCCCTGGGCAAGGTAAGGCTTCTGGACGCCATTTTCAAATTCAATGACAGCCCCAAAGAGATGGGAGGCAGTTTTCACACGGTCTGCCCCCTGGCCTACAAATTGTCTGAGCCCTTTGTTATCAACCATGGGGCCTCCCACAGGCATATTTATACCCCGGCCAACTGGGATGATTCTGTGAGCGTCATTCCCACAGGCACCAGCGGGATCCCGGCAAGCCCCCATTATTGCGACCAGACCGATCTTTATGTCAACAACCAATATCACAAGGATCTTTTTTCCCTGGAAAAAATCATTGCGCACAAAAAATACGCCCTGGAGTTAAATCCGGCAGATTAA
- a CDS encoding 4Fe-4S binding protein — MGSPYFIKTIINKTFSQRFFWSRLSQYPLMGRLIESLLFKGDDIIYLPEDRAIPISKNIPDTSQNTVMPSQVLEHFIRQAKYHWIMDFCICRDSAKCEDYPIDLGCIFLGEAAKGINPKFSHRASVEETLEHAARCRDAGLVHLIGLNKLDSVWLNVGPKKKLLTICNCCPCCCLWKILPQINASISSKVNRMPGVRVAVTDLCVGCGKCTKEICFVDAIHLEEGHAAIDDTCRGCGRCVSICPNQAIEIKMDIQNPVSAAIDKIENLVDLT, encoded by the coding sequence GTGGGAAGCCCTTATTTTATAAAGACAATCATCAACAAAACCTTTTCCCAGAGATTTTTCTGGTCCAGACTTTCCCAATACCCTCTCATGGGCCGCCTCATTGAGTCCCTTCTCTTTAAAGGTGATGATATCATCTATTTACCAGAAGACAGGGCCATCCCGATTTCAAAAAATATCCCTGACACCTCCCAGAATACGGTGATGCCCTCCCAGGTGCTCGAGCATTTTATCCGCCAGGCAAAGTATCACTGGATCATGGATTTTTGTATCTGCCGGGACTCGGCCAAATGTGAAGATTATCCCATTGATCTGGGGTGTATCTTTTTAGGGGAAGCTGCCAAGGGCATTAACCCCAAATTCAGCCACAGGGCAAGCGTTGAAGAGACCCTTGAACATGCGGCCCGCTGCAGAGACGCTGGTTTGGTGCATCTGATCGGGCTTAACAAGCTTGATTCAGTCTGGCTCAATGTCGGGCCGAAAAAAAAACTGCTGACCATCTGCAACTGCTGTCCCTGCTGCTGTCTTTGGAAAATACTTCCCCAAATCAATGCCAGCATCAGTTCAAAGGTCAACCGGATGCCGGGGGTCCGTGTTGCCGTGACAGATCTTTGTGTCGGCTGCGGCAAATGCACAAAAGAAATTTGTTTTGTCGATGCCATCCATCTTGAGGAGGGGCATGCCGCAATCGACGACACCTGCCGGGGATGCGGCCGTTGTGTAAGTATTTGCCCAAACCAGGCCATAGAAATTAAAATGGATATCCAGAACCCTGTTTCAGCGGCAATTGATAAAATTGAAAACCTGGTGGATCTGACTTAA
- a CDS encoding NAD-dependent epimerase/dehydratase family protein translates to MGKRVQNILVTGSSGYLGSKLMEALEKKKGVGTVVGMDIAPPSPQTKPTSFLKMDIRDHSLDKILAKNQIDTVIHLAFVVKPIHNLKIMHDIDYNGTLNVLEKSYDAGVRHLIAVSSTLAYGAHPNKQEPLKEKAPLKGNPSFPYEYNKALVDKMIQAFAKTHPNMIITTLRPCTVFGPTAENYVSRMLLRPLTVNIRNSNPKVQFVHETDFVRACLMAVEKRLPGAFNIVGQGVLTVKEIAAMAKTRLISIPAAILYPVVDLLWHLRIPGVEVNRGYLDYARHPFIASPEKAKAKLGFVPRYSSRKILEDMIRSRNHDDRQA, encoded by the coding sequence ATGGGAAAAAGAGTGCAGAATATTTTGGTCACCGGCAGTTCCGGATATTTAGGCAGTAAGCTCATGGAAGCGCTCGAGAAAAAAAAAGGGGTGGGCACCGTTGTGGGAATGGATATTGCGCCGCCCTCCCCCCAAACGAAACCCACCTCTTTTTTAAAAATGGACATTCGTGATCACAGCCTGGATAAAATCCTTGCCAAAAATCAAATTGATACGGTGATTCATCTGGCCTTTGTGGTAAAGCCCATCCACAATTTAAAAATTATGCACGACATTGACTATAACGGCACCCTCAATGTCCTTGAAAAATCCTATGACGCCGGAGTCAGACATCTCATCGCTGTCAGCTCCACCCTGGCCTATGGTGCACATCCCAATAAGCAAGAACCGCTCAAAGAAAAAGCCCCCCTGAAAGGAAATCCAAGTTTTCCCTATGAATACAATAAAGCCTTAGTGGATAAAATGATCCAGGCATTTGCCAAAACCCATCCAAACATGATCATCACCACTTTAAGGCCGTGCACGGTCTTTGGCCCCACAGCAGAAAACTATGTCTCCAGAATGCTGCTCAGGCCCCTGACCGTAAATATCCGGAACAGCAATCCTAAAGTTCAGTTTGTCCATGAAACGGATTTTGTCCGGGCCTGCCTCATGGCGGTTGAAAAAAGATTGCCCGGGGCCTTTAACATCGTTGGACAGGGGGTGCTCACGGTTAAAGAGATCGCTGCCATGGCAAAAACAAGACTGATCAGTATCCCTGCAGCGATTTTGTATCCTGTGGTTGACCTGCTGTGGCATCTGCGAATCCCGGGCGTTGAAGTCAATCGCGGCTACCTTGATTATGCCCGGCATCCCTTTATTGCAAGCCCTGAAAAGGCAAAGGCAAAACTTGGCTTTGTCCCCCGATATTCATCCCGAAAAATCCTGGAGGATATGATAAGGAGCCGCAACCATGATGACAGGCAGGCGTAA
- a CDS encoding GntR family transcriptional regulator: MPHPLPLTPMFFLITLNFMAIKNVKIISTIKDQVYTVLKENIINGTLKPGERILELQIAEELNVSRSPVRNAINTLLGKGLLKSIPNKSVCVRRFSNRDIIESYEFRVIVEKYAVDKIANLLDDSIIKKLNEFKAAFLEHSNINQLKEYLEVDVKFHEYLIATSGNKVIKEALDKVSLMISPFRVIALSRPKRFYDSIDEHIQIIDGLINSDRAAAILACENHLTLAKEEILANLPNMDD, encoded by the coding sequence TTGCCTCATCCTTTGCCCTTGACCCCCATGTTTTTTTTGATTACCCTTAATTTCATGGCTATTAAAAATGTAAAAATTATCTCGACGATCAAAGACCAGGTGTATACGGTTCTCAAAGAAAATATAATCAACGGCACTCTCAAACCGGGCGAGCGGATACTTGAACTTCAAATTGCCGAAGAACTCAATGTAAGCCGCTCACCTGTCAGAAATGCAATCAATACGCTTTTAGGCAAAGGCCTTCTCAAGAGCATACCCAATAAAAGTGTCTGTGTGAGACGATTCTCTAACAGGGATATTATTGAATCCTATGAGTTCAGGGTCATTGTTGAAAAATATGCAGTTGATAAAATTGCAAATTTACTTGATGACTCAATTATAAAAAAACTCAATGAATTCAAGGCCGCTTTCCTTGAACATTCAAATATCAATCAACTCAAAGAATACCTTGAAGTTGATGTTAAATTCCATGAATATCTGATTGCAACTTCCGGCAATAAGGTTATCAAAGAAGCGCTTGACAAGGTCTCTTTGATGATCAGCCCGTTCAGGGTGATCGCGCTTTCCAGGCCGAAAAGATTTTATGACTCAATTGACGAGCATATTCAAATTATTGACGGCCTGATCAATTCCGACAGAGCCGCTGCAATCCTGGCCTGCGAAAATCACCTCACCCTTGCCAAAGAAGAAATTCTGGCAAATTTGCCCAATATGGACGATTAA
- a CDS encoding IS256 family transposase, translating into MTEENTEFDFQKALKGIQEGKPFTGKGGVLTSLIKNLAEAALEGELESHLGQEVSANRRNGKSKKTIKSLDGKFELETPRDRAGTFSPQIVKKHQTTLSDEIERKIIALYGLGMSYNDMASHLQEIYGLEISNATLSTITDKIIHTVKEWQARPLENVYPIVWLDAIHYKVRENGKVGSKAVYTILGVNIEGRKEVLGLYISENEGANFWLQVLTDLSNRGVKDILIACVDGLKGFPEAIETIFPDTEVQLCVVHQIRNSLKYVGSKNKKEFMADLKRVYKAVNKDLAEEELDILENKWNDKYPIVIKSWRNNWERLSHFFKYPEEIRRIIYTTNTIEAVHRQFRKLTKTKGSFPNQDSLLKLLYMGIQNASKKWTMPVQNWSLTISQLAIFFEGRLDKELGI; encoded by the coding sequence ATGACCGAAGAAAACACCGAATTTGATTTTCAAAAAGCCCTTAAAGGCATCCAGGAAGGTAAACCCTTTACAGGTAAGGGCGGCGTCCTTACATCATTAATCAAAAATCTTGCTGAAGCTGCTCTTGAAGGAGAGTTGGAGTCCCATCTCGGGCAGGAAGTTTCTGCCAACCGCCGTAATGGAAAAAGCAAAAAGACCATTAAATCCCTGGATGGTAAATTTGAGCTGGAAACCCCGCGTGACAGGGCCGGAACCTTCTCTCCACAGATCGTCAAAAAACATCAGACAACGCTCAGCGATGAAATTGAAAGAAAGATAATAGCCCTTTACGGCCTGGGCATGAGTTATAATGATATGGCTTCCCATTTACAGGAAATCTATGGACTTGAGATTTCAAATGCCACTCTGAGCACCATTACCGATAAAATCATCCATACCGTCAAAGAATGGCAGGCCAGGCCGTTGGAAAATGTGTACCCAATCGTATGGCTTGATGCCATACATTATAAAGTACGAGAAAACGGAAAGGTCGGCAGCAAAGCCGTTTACACAATTCTTGGGGTGAATATCGAGGGCCGCAAAGAGGTTCTTGGGCTGTACATATCCGAGAATGAGGGTGCGAACTTCTGGCTGCAGGTGTTAACAGACCTTTCAAACCGAGGGGTAAAAGATATCCTGATTGCCTGTGTTGATGGTCTGAAAGGTTTTCCCGAGGCCATTGAGACCATATTCCCGGACACAGAAGTTCAACTCTGCGTAGTCCACCAGATCCGAAATTCATTGAAATACGTTGGTTCCAAAAATAAAAAGGAATTTATGGCAGATCTAAAACGTGTTTATAAAGCGGTTAATAAGGATCTGGCCGAAGAAGAACTGGATATTTTGGAAAACAAATGGAATGACAAATACCCGATTGTGATAAAATCCTGGCGGAACAACTGGGAGCGCCTCAGTCATTTCTTTAAATATCCAGAAGAGATCCGACGGATAATATACACCACAAATACCATTGAGGCTGTGCATCGACAGTTTCGAAAACTGACCAAAACAAAGGGATCGTTTCCTAACCAGGACAGCCTGTTAAAGCTGCTTTACATGGGGATCCAGAACGCCAGTAAGAAATGGACAATGCCGGTTCAAAACTGGTCACTGACAATTTCCCAGTTGGCAATTTTCTTTGAAGGCCGGCTGGATAAAGAGCTGGGAATTTGA
- a CDS encoding penicillin acylase family protein, protein MSGFKKTMIGLFALIIIGVAAGAAFIHSIATRALPQYQGQIQLPGLENQVKVFRDKYGVPHIIAQNESDLYFAVGFTMAQDRLWQMDLLRRVTQGRLSEIFGKDLVDVDLLMRALRIPDKSRQILAKISPEMRLALDQFSKGMNHYMLTHQNRLPPEFAILGYAPEPWKPEYSVNLVGYMSWDLTLPNSTEMVLHKIKKKLGPKKFNALLPDILSQTPAIYDNFNLNQSELGLKQTLFDQQRILEDYGVAVFKGSNNWAAAGQKTITGKPLFANDMHLGLNAPGLWYQMHQMVKGKLNVTGVVLPGQPFVICGHNEDIAWGMTNVMVDDMDFYQERINPDNPDNPDQYEFNKEFKNFTIKKEIIKIKGDKQVTQEIRFTHRGPVISKFKKIEDQTISMKWLGNEFSNELRTIYLLNRAKNWEDFKIAAKSFKAVSQNINYADVNGNIGLYCSAGVPIRKKGNGLFVYPGWTDEYDWDGLVPFEDLPHSYNPASGTVSSANNKTAPNTYPHYISHWFALNYRIDQIREMLSEKETLSIQDFKRMHGDFKSKLVEEFKPLILETLSNQDNLNTRQKTGLDLLKNWNGVMDKESPGAALFEVFYLHLVKNLLHDDLWDTLYQEYAASSILHRYLTRNIILSGGSSLSDNQLTLEKNRGRSKFCVS, encoded by the coding sequence ATGTCTGGATTCAAAAAAACAATGATCGGTCTTTTCGCCCTGATAATCATTGGTGTTGCCGCAGGCGCAGCTTTTATTCATTCCATTGCAACAAGAGCCCTGCCCCAATACCAGGGACAGATTCAATTGCCCGGCCTGGAAAACCAGGTCAAGGTCTTTCGGGATAAGTACGGGGTGCCCCATATCATTGCTCAAAATGAATCAGACCTTTACTTTGCCGTGGGGTTTACCATGGCCCAGGACCGGCTCTGGCAGATGGATCTTCTAAGGCGGGTCACCCAAGGCCGCCTGTCTGAGATCTTCGGCAAAGATCTTGTGGATGTGGACCTTTTGATGCGGGCCTTAAGAATTCCAGACAAATCAAGGCAAATTTTGGCCAAAATCTCCCCTGAAATGCGCCTGGCACTTGACCAGTTTTCAAAGGGAATGAATCATTATATGCTCACCCATCAAAACCGCCTGCCCCCGGAATTTGCCATCCTGGGATATGCGCCAGAGCCCTGGAAACCAGAATACAGTGTAAACCTGGTCGGGTATATGTCCTGGGATTTGACCCTGCCCAATTCAACGGAAATGGTTCTCCATAAAATCAAAAAAAAACTGGGCCCAAAAAAATTTAACGCCTTGCTGCCCGATATTTTATCCCAAACCCCTGCCATTTACGACAATTTCAATCTTAATCAGAGCGAGCTTGGCCTGAAACAAACCCTTTTTGATCAGCAGCGCATCCTTGAAGATTACGGGGTAGCCGTATTCAAAGGCTCAAACAACTGGGCTGCGGCAGGTCAAAAAACGATCACAGGCAAGCCGTTATTTGCCAATGACATGCACCTTGGGTTAAACGCCCCGGGCCTGTGGTATCAAATGCACCAGATGGTTAAAGGCAAACTCAATGTCACAGGGGTGGTCCTGCCGGGCCAGCCCTTTGTCATCTGCGGCCACAACGAGGACATTGCCTGGGGCATGACCAATGTCATGGTGGATGACATGGATTTTTACCAGGAACGAATCAACCCGGACAACCCGGACAACCCGGATCAATATGAGTTTAACAAAGAATTTAAAAATTTTACCATCAAAAAAGAAATTATAAAAATCAAAGGAGATAAACAGGTCACCCAAGAGATCCGGTTCACCCACAGGGGCCCTGTGATCTCAAAATTCAAAAAGATTGAAGACCAGACCATTTCCATGAAATGGCTGGGAAATGAATTTTCCAATGAACTGCGAACCATTTACCTTTTGAACCGGGCCAAAAACTGGGAGGATTTTAAAATTGCGGCAAAAAGCTTTAAGGCGGTGAGTCAGAATATCAATTATGCCGATGTGAATGGAAATATCGGCCTGTACTGCAGTGCAGGCGTGCCCATCAGGAAAAAAGGCAACGGCCTTTTTGTCTATCCCGGGTGGACAGACGAGTATGACTGGGACGGCCTGGTTCCCTTTGAAGACTTGCCCCACTCGTACAATCCCGCCTCAGGCACGGTCTCTTCGGCCAACAATAAAACCGCTCCCAATACCTATCCTCACTATATCAGCCATTGGTTTGCCCTCAACTACCGGATTGACCAGATCAGGGAGATGCTGTCTGAAAAAGAAACACTCTCCATCCAGGATTTCAAACGCATGCATGGGGATTTTAAGTCTAAACTGGTTGAAGAGTTCAAACCCCTTATTCTGGAAACCCTGTCCAACCAGGACAACTTAAATACGCGCCAGAAAACAGGACTGGATCTTTTAAAAAACTGGAACGGGGTCATGGACAAAGAAAGCCCCGGGGCGGCCCTGTTTGAAGTTTTTTATCTTCATCTGGTCAAAAACCTGCTCCATGACGATCTATGGGACACGCTTTATCAAGAATATGCGGCAAGTTCAATCCTTCACCGATACCTGACCCGAAACATCATCCTTTCAGGCGGATCAAGTTTGAGTGATAATCAGCTGACCTTGGAAAAAAATAGAGGGCGTTCAAAATTCTGTGTCAGTTGA
- a CDS encoding carbon-nitrogen hydrolase family protein, whose amino-acid sequence MKLTVCELTHNWTMDTQEQDGLFSHLNKNKSDFLLLPEMPFYKWLAGSQAVDSKAWEKAVQSHAQWIDQLSSFNVPVIAGTRPVIKNNRFHNEGFVWTKAAGAMGIHEKYYLPDEPGFWEATWYQRGDGVFEIGKVNNIAIGFLICTELWFNARAREYGKAGMDILLCPRATPKSSSSTWVAGGQAAANVSGAFCVSSNFKGPNIPGMDFGGTAWIVEPEEGEILGTTTEAAPFLTLKIDLDEAKSAKQSYPRYVKD is encoded by the coding sequence ATGAAACTCACGGTTTGCGAACTCACCCATAACTGGACAATGGATACACAAGAGCAGGACGGACTGTTCTCCCATTTAAACAAGAACAAAAGCGATTTTCTCCTCTTGCCTGAAATGCCTTTTTACAAATGGCTTGCAGGCTCACAAGCGGTGGATTCCAAGGCATGGGAAAAGGCCGTTCAATCCCATGCCCAATGGATTGATCAACTCAGCAGCTTTAATGTGCCCGTCATTGCCGGGACCCGGCCTGTGATCAAAAACAATCGTTTCCATAATGAAGGATTTGTCTGGACAAAGGCCGCAGGTGCCATGGGAATCCATGAAAAATACTACCTGCCCGATGAACCCGGGTTTTGGGAAGCCACTTGGTACCAAAGAGGGGACGGGGTATTTGAAATCGGGAAAGTCAACAATATTGCCATTGGCTTTCTCATCTGCACTGAACTCTGGTTCAACGCCAGGGCAAGGGAATACGGCAAGGCCGGCATGGATATCCTTCTCTGCCCCAGGGCCACACCCAAAAGCAGCTCATCTACCTGGGTGGCCGGAGGACAGGCAGCGGCAAACGTTTCCGGGGCCTTTTGTGTTTCCTCCAATTTTAAGGGGCCCAACATCCCGGGAATGGATTTCGGGGGCACCGCCTGGATTGTGGAGCCTGAAGAAGGTGAAATTTTGGGTACCACCACTGAAGCAGCCCCCTTTTTGACCCTGAAGATTGACCTGGACGAGGCCAAGAGCGCCAAGCAGAGCTATCCAAGATATGTAAAAGACTGA
- the rnhA gene encoding ribonuclease HI, which yields MKFYAVAKGRKTGIFTSWPEAEQQVKGVAEAKYKSFKNRQDAEQFLKKPHYGPSKQSKKKPASAGPFSYPENTIVVYTDGGAIGNPGPGGYGVVFKEGKQLSGGFNLTTNNRMELMGVIAALESLQGETRPIVLHSDSRYVLNGITKGWAKAWKKRGWKKSDGTPALNPDLWARLLALLPGLEISFKWVKGHAGDPLNEACDQLANSTARQKKLGDDKAYLNTISSLNSALKG from the coding sequence ATGAAATTTTATGCAGTCGCAAAAGGACGGAAAACAGGTATTTTCACCTCATGGCCAGAGGCGGAGCAACAGGTCAAAGGGGTGGCAGAGGCCAAATATAAAAGCTTTAAAAACAGACAAGATGCAGAACAATTCTTGAAAAAGCCTCATTACGGTCCTTCAAAACAATCTAAAAAAAAACCGGCCAGTGCAGGCCCATTCTCTTACCCTGAAAACACCATCGTGGTATACACGGACGGCGGTGCCATTGGCAATCCCGGCCCGGGCGGGTACGGGGTGGTCTTTAAAGAGGGTAAACAATTGTCCGGCGGGTTTAACCTGACCACCAACAACCGGATGGAACTTATGGGGGTCATAGCAGCCCTTGAATCCCTACAGGGAGAAACCCGGCCCATTGTGCTTCATTCAGATTCAAGGTATGTGCTCAACGGCATCACCAAAGGCTGGGCAAAAGCATGGAAAAAACGCGGATGGAAAAAATCCGACGGCACCCCTGCCCTGAATCCTGATCTCTGGGCAAGGCTGTTGGCGCTTTTACCGGGGCTTGAAATCTCCTTTAAATGGGTTAAAGGCCATGCCGGAGATCCCTTGAACGAGGCCTGTGACCAATTGGCCAATTCCACGGCCAGACAAAAAAAACTGGGGGATGACAAGGCCTATCTGAACACTATTTCTTCCTTAAACTCAGCTTTAAAGGGGTAA